In Luteitalea sp. TBR-22, one genomic interval encodes:
- a CDS encoding acyl-CoA dehydrogenase family protein, giving the protein MIDFDLTEEHRLLEQTVREWAAREVAPHIAELDRAHRFDPRILPQMADLGLLGVCIPTEYGGAGMDYISLGVASEELEYVDTSLRVILSVHVGLNSLSLLTWGTEAQKQQYLVPQAQGRKIATFGLTEPAAGSDARGIQTVAVKKGDHYVLSGEKMWISLADVADHFLVIAWSDLEKKRAKDPSGLSAFIVERAFKGFSSGTLTHKWGILAGNTGFFKMDEVEVPVENLLGREGEGFKIAMFALDQGRYTVAAGATGLIRACRDASVKYARERHTFGVEIGQHQLVKEMLARMEADYQQSRLLWLRSGWLKNVGRRNTKETSLAKWMSTVASERAAGDAVQIHGANGYSDEYPVGRYYRNCKGAVIYEGTREIHALMQADYLLGYRADKPTRCELPAYQAQTAHA; this is encoded by the coding sequence ATGATCGATTTCGACCTGACCGAAGAGCACCGGCTGCTCGAGCAGACGGTGCGCGAGTGGGCAGCGCGCGAAGTGGCGCCCCACATCGCCGAACTGGACCGGGCCCACCGCTTCGACCCGCGCATCCTGCCGCAGATGGCCGACCTCGGCCTCCTCGGCGTGTGCATCCCGACCGAGTACGGCGGGGCCGGCATGGACTACATCAGCCTCGGCGTGGCGAGCGAGGAGCTCGAGTACGTCGACACGTCGCTGCGCGTGATCCTGTCGGTGCACGTCGGCCTCAACAGCCTGTCACTGCTCACATGGGGTACCGAGGCCCAGAAGCAGCAGTACCTCGTGCCGCAAGCCCAGGGACGGAAGATTGCGACCTTCGGCCTCACCGAGCCGGCGGCCGGCAGCGACGCACGCGGCATCCAGACCGTCGCCGTGAAGAAGGGCGATCACTACGTGCTGTCGGGCGAGAAGATGTGGATTTCTCTCGCCGACGTCGCCGACCACTTCCTGGTCATCGCCTGGAGCGACCTCGAGAAGAAGCGCGCCAAGGACCCCAGCGGACTCAGCGCCTTCATCGTGGAGCGCGCGTTCAAGGGCTTCTCGAGCGGCACTCTGACGCACAAGTGGGGCATCCTGGCGGGCAACACCGGGTTCTTCAAGATGGACGAGGTGGAGGTGCCCGTCGAGAATCTGCTCGGACGGGAGGGCGAGGGCTTCAAGATCGCCATGTTCGCGCTCGACCAGGGCCGCTATACGGTGGCTGCCGGCGCGACCGGCTTGATACGGGCGTGCCGTGACGCCAGCGTCAAGTACGCCAGGGAACGCCACACGTTCGGCGTCGAGATCGGCCAGCACCAACTGGTGAAGGAGATGCTCGCCCGCATGGAGGCCGACTACCAGCAGTCGCGGCTGCTGTGGCTGCGATCGGGCTGGCTCAAGAACGTCGGGCGCCGGAACACGAAGGAGACGAGCCTGGCCAAGTGGATGTCGACGGTGGCTTCCGAGCGCGCCGCCGGCGATGCCGTCCAGATCCACGGGGCCAACGGCTACTCCGACGAATATCCCGTCGGCCGCTACTACCGCAACTGCAAGGGTGCCGTGATCTACGAGGGCACGCGCGAGATCCACGCGCTGATGCAGGCCGACTACCTGCTCGGCTACCGCGCCGACAAGCCGACGCGTTGCGAACTGCCGGCCTACCAGGCCCAGACCGCGCACGCCTGA